AGTTTCTGATTCGCTTCAGTTACAtggtaaaaagaagaaaagcagcCAGCAGTTTTGTTGGTGTTGATTTATGGCAAGTTCTGGGTGGATCTGTACATAAAGGTCAGTGTCAGCTTAATATGAGATGGTGGTGTAGAGGTGTATTTAGATTTGCGAATAAGTTTAGAATTATGGGTGGATCCTTTTGGTCCGCATCCACCATGACTGGCTGCCCATTTGATGTACAACTTACCTTTTGTCTTGTGGAGGTGCTGTAGCTTGTACATTCTCAATTTCTCTATAAGATAGTAACATTATTGCGGTTATCTGCAGCTCTTCTTCCATTTTTTAGCCAGTGTTTTGCTGAACCTTTTGATGTAGCCAATGTACTGCAGTTCTTTCATTTGTGTTTACCTTTTCCCCTCCCCTTTTCACAAGTCAAAATCTATGCTTACACGACTAACTTTCTCAAAAGCTAAAAAGCAGAGTTTCTTAAAAAGAAACGAAGAAGCAAAAGTCGCATCCAATTGAAATGCTATAATTAGGGGCTTATCCGGTTATGCCATATTCATGCATTTACGTTGACGTAGCTTTTCCTTTAATTGCATGAATCAAAAGCATAAGTACACATAGCCAAAGCAACCAAagctaaaaaaaatatgtaaaggggaaaaaagaacaAGATATAAGGGCCTAATTAACATGAAGCAACcatatcaaaaaagaaattatcGCTTTTATCAATTCTCTCGTTCCTCTCAAAAGGTGTTAAGAGTATCCAAATGTCTAGAGGTGTCAAACGACCCGATGCCTATGCTTTTATGTTTTGCAGGCCGGGCCAGCCCGCGAAACAAATGGGATGGGCCAGGACGGGTTAGGAAGGCCTAGGCCTTGGGTTGCCCGGCCCACTTTACATCCCTACAAAGATGACATAGACTAGAAAAAGAATATCAACTTTTATTCTCCTTCCCAACAAAAgtgtctcttttttcttttttccttttttatcaaTGAGACGTGACTCAGTTGATAATTGAAAAAATTAGATGTATGTGTATTCAAGATTTGATTCCAATCACaagtatctatatatatatatatatataaaagagtgTATCTTTTTTATCTCGTCTTGTAAAACACCCCAGCTATCCAATGCAAGCAAGAAGTAGGCACATTGATACATATCTATATTAATTTCCTTAGTCAATTGAATTGGATGACCCATTGCTCCATTTTAGAATCCATTCTTGTCCGTTTACTTTTCCTCTCTCATCATACACAAAATGTTCCACAAATCACGCCGAGAGAAATAGACAGTTGACTTCGGATCAACGGCTGGCATAGCGCCAATAATTCAAATCACTAATCCCAGTTTACAATTTACAATGCATACTTTGTATCGAGCTTTGCAGAGCATAAATAacgctctcttttttttttttcattacagGGGAAGGAAATGGAGGAGGCTCGAAttcgagacctctatgagattccacacacatgagtgtcatttgattaggggtgacaaaaatttGACCGGTCCGAATGACCAAATTTGTCCAACTCAGAATAAgctaagtttggacataaattatatgaatGAAATCTGgattcaaacataaaaattttgtcAGATTTAAAACCGGGTCCGGATCCAAACAAATACAACGGTTTACTTGTCCGCCCTAATCTAAATCAAattattgtctgatttacttgtctggattcAAACTAATCCgaatttggtcaattaagtatgtccgaAATCTAATCCATGTTAGTATCTGGACaagtaaatatttaataaacacGCGATATTATCCAATCCGGAATCAAATTTTTGTCACACCCACATCTAACCTACTTGTCGTTCTCACGACATAAATAACTTTACCCTCCCTGCAATCCACTATTATAAAACAGCAGATCCAAGACCCCCTTCACTTCTTAAAATTCCGAGCAAACATGATCAAAACCACCCCCACATCAATGTCTAAGCCAAGGTACGCAAACCATTAATAACTTAATTTCCTCTGTTTAGATCTTCTTAAAACATTCTTGACTATAATTTATACATTAATCCTTGTAGATTGGAGGGCAAGGTGGCACTGGTGACGGGTGCAGCCAGCGGAATTGGCGAGGAAGCAGTGAGACTGTTTGCTTCCCACGGCGCACTCGTCGTCGTCGCCGACGTTCAAGACGAGTTGGGTCATCAAGTGGTCTCATCAATCGGTCCAGACCGCGTCAGCTACCGCCACTGCGACGTGCGCGACGAGAAACAAGTAGAGGAGACGGTGAATTACACATTATCAAAACACGGGAAGCTCGATATTCTGTTCAGCAATGCGGGAATTATAGGCCCGTTGACAGGGATTCTGGACCTTGACATTGAAGGATTCGACAACACAATGGCTACCAACGTCCGAGGCGTCGCGGCCACAATCAAACACGCGGCTCGTGCCATGGTTGGTAAAAAGATTCGAGGATCGATTATTTGTACTACGAGCGCTGCGTCTTCGATTGGGGGAACTGGTCCACATGCGTATACGACGTCGAAACATGCTCTGGTGGGTTTGGTTCGAACGGCTTGTTGTGAATTGGGGGAATATGGGATTCGAGTGAATTGTGTTTCTCCGTTTGGGATTGCGACGCCATTGTCGTGCAGGGCGTATAACTTGGAGCCGAGTGAAGTTGAAGCAAATAGTTGCGCTTTGGCTAATTTGAAGGGGATTGTTTTGAAAGCTAGGCATGTTGCAGAGGCTGCTCTGTTTCTTGCTTCTGATGAATCTGCTTACATTAGTGGCCATAATCTGGCTGTTGACGGCGGCTTTACGGTGGTCAGTCACAGTTATTCGGCAATCTGAAagtgttgattttgttgttcATAGCTTGGGGAAAAATGTCAACAGGTTATTTAATGTTGGAACACAAAGCTTTGTTACCCAGCAGTAGCACTGCCATGTGCATTCCCTTGTAATTTGTGAAATCTTATGTTTTTGAAATAACCCTTCTCCGCAATACTTGGCAACAATTAGAATTTCAATATAACCTAAATGAAATAGGAAGTAATACAAAAACAAGACTCGAATTTCTTTGGGATCAAACCGTATGTACTCGGgagagcaatacccttgtgaccaTGCGTTGAGTTTTGACCTAACTTATCCTGTCATCAGTTAGAAAACTTATGTCAAGACTATAATCTCATATCGATCTGGTATAACCTAACTTAGTGGCTTATAAGAAAAATTCATACCTTTTCATATCAACAACACGTTTTATGATCCGAAGTACCATTGGCAACACTCATGAAAAACAAAGTCTTGTAGACGCGATGTATCCAAATAAACCGACACTCGAAATTTATGGTGTTTTATA
This sequence is a window from Tripterygium wilfordii isolate XIE 37 chromosome 8, ASM1340144v1, whole genome shotgun sequence. Protein-coding genes within it:
- the LOC120004459 gene encoding short-chain dehydrogenase reductase 3b-like; the protein is MIKTTPTSMSKPRLEGKVALVTGAASGIGEEAVRLFASHGALVVVADVQDELGHQVVSSIGPDRVSYRHCDVRDEKQVEETVNYTLSKHGKLDILFSNAGIIGPLTGILDLDIEGFDNTMATNVRGVAATIKHAARAMVGKKIRGSIICTTSAASSIGGTGPHAYTTSKHALVGLVRTACCELGEYGIRVNCVSPFGIATPLSCRAYNLEPSEVEANSCALANLKGIVLKARHVAEAALFLASDESAYISGHNLAVDGGFTVVSHSYSAI